Proteins co-encoded in one Cyprinus carpio isolate SPL01 chromosome B5, ASM1834038v1, whole genome shotgun sequence genomic window:
- the ptges gene encoding prostaglandin E synthase, whose amino-acid sequence MLGSDVLLCFIFYSTLLILKMYIIAIITGQVRLRKKAFANPEDADRHGGVQFCRTDPYVERCRRAHVNDMENILPFLFLGAVYSMTGPSYAVARLHFLVFFLGRVLHSIAYLLALKAPTRSFAYVIAQVPCISMAIQLLMEVASFA is encoded by the exons ATGCTCGGGAGCGATGTACTGTTGTGCTTTATCTTCTACAGCACGCTTTTAATCTTAAAGATGTACATAATTGCCATCATCACGGGCCAAGTGAGACTTCGGAAAAAG GCGTTTGCTAATCCAGAGGACGCCGATAGACACGGAGGTGTGCAGTTCTGCCGAACTGATCCATATGTGGAACGCTGTAGGAG aGCACACGTCAATGACATGGAAAACATTTTGCCCTTTTTATTTCTCGGAGCCGTCTACTCCATGACAGGCCCCTCGTATGCAGTTGCACGTCTTCATTTTCTGGTCTTTTTCCTGGGTCGAGTTCTCCACAGCATCGCATACCTGTTGGCACTCAAAGCACCGACACGTTCATTCGCCTATGTCATCGCTCAGGTGCCTTGCATTTCAATGGCAATACAGTTACTCATGGAAGTAGCCTCATTTGCATGA